The Reichenbachiella carrageenanivorans region TTCCGATACCAAGACCTGCTCCTAGTACTGCTAATCCTGCTCCTATTGCTCCCATTACAGTTTAATTTATATGGTTAAAAAAAATAATTTCTTAATGATGCTCTTCTACGGCCTGTCCAAAATACATGGACGACAGCAAAGTAAATACATAAGCTTGTAACAAGGCTACAAACAGCTCCAGCATGTTCATCACTGTAGCAAAAGCTGTAGCGCCCACTCCCACGACCACACTCTGTGCGATAAAGGTCAAGCTAAGAATACTCAATATAATAATATGACCTGCTGTGATATTCGCAAACAAACGAACCATCAACGAGAAAGGCTTAGTAAATATTCCAATGATTTCGATTGGCCAAAGGATCAAATACAAAAGGATTTTAGCTACCCAAGGCATGCTATTCCCTAATGGATCCAAGATATGTAGCCAGTATGTTTTTCTCCCTGAAGCTAGCGTGATCACCAAAGTAGCTAAAGAAAGCATCAAGGTCACTGCGATGTTTCCCGTCAAGTTGGCAGCAGCTGGCAATAGGCCAAGCAGGTTGCCAAACCAGATGAAGAAAAACAAGGTAAGTAGGTAAGGCAAATATTTTTCATATTTAGGGCCAATGTTTGGCTTTACGATTTCGTCTCTTACATAAATAATGATAGGCTCAAAGAAAGACTGAATTCCTTTCGGTGCACGTTTTGCGTTCTTCTTATAGCCTCTGGCTACTGCCATGAATATCAGAATCATTACTGTCGCATTTATGAAAAGAAAGAGTACATTTTTCGTAATAGAAAAGTCGTACACATGTGCGCCATTTTCTAGTGCAATATGTTCGTGCTCCAACACGTAGCCGTTATAGGGCACTATCTGATGATCTTCGGTATAGAAATTTGCCGAAGAGAAAATATCCAACCCTTTTTCTGCTGAATATAAAATAACAGGAAGGGGCACTGTAAAGCCGTGAAAAATCTCCCATGAATGGGCATCCATGATGTGATGATTGATCATCGCACTTGGGTCAAATTTCTCTCCCTCTTTCGTTTCTCCTGCAAAAGTTGCCTGTGATAAAAACAGACCGAAAACCGTAAATAAAATGCTGATTTTCAG contains the following coding sequences:
- the atpB gene encoding F0F1 ATP synthase subunit A, whose amino-acid sequence is MASIKHLKISILFTVFGLFLSQATFAGETKEGEKFDPSAMINHHIMDAHSWEIFHGFTVPLPVILYSAEKGLDIFSSANFYTEDHQIVPYNGYVLEHEHIALENGAHVYDFSITKNVLFLFINATVMILIFMAVARGYKKNAKRAPKGIQSFFEPIIIYVRDEIVKPNIGPKYEKYLPYLLTLFFFIWFGNLLGLLPAAANLTGNIAVTLMLSLATLVITLASGRKTYWLHILDPLGNSMPWVAKILLYLILWPIEIIGIFTKPFSLMVRLFANITAGHIIILSILSLTFIAQSVVVGVGATAFATVMNMLELFVALLQAYVFTLLSSMYFGQAVEEHH